In a single window of the Bacteroidota bacterium genome:
- a CDS encoding aldo/keto reductase, giving the protein MEYRRLGKSGLKVSALSLGSWLTFGKQIDNNIADELMSIAYDNGINFFDNAEIYSKGQSEIVMGEILKKKNWDRSSYIVSSKIFWGTEGAKSKPNQNGLSRKHVIEGCHGAMKRLQVDYIDLFFCHRPDKETPIEETVWAMNSLIQQGKILYWGTSEWNASEIMEAILVAEKNHLIGPTMEQPQYNMIHREKMEKEFLHLFKHHGIGTTIWSPLASGLLTGKYSGEKKDNTRLDIEGMDWLKKQLLVEENLKRVDETKVIADKLNTTLPLLGIAWCLKNPNVSSVILGASKTSQLTENLKALELLPLMTQEIMNEVDSVWKTKPVQAEY; this is encoded by the coding sequence ATGGAATATAGACGTTTAGGAAAATCAGGATTAAAGGTGAGCGCATTATCATTGGGCTCGTGGCTGACATTTGGAAAACAAATTGATAACAACATTGCCGATGAATTAATGTCCATTGCATACGATAATGGCATTAACTTTTTTGACAATGCTGAAATCTATTCGAAAGGACAATCTGAAATAGTTATGGGCGAAATCCTGAAGAAAAAAAACTGGGACCGGTCATCATATATTGTTTCAAGCAAAATTTTCTGGGGAACGGAAGGAGCAAAATCAAAACCAAACCAAAACGGACTTTCACGTAAACATGTAATTGAAGGTTGTCATGGTGCAATGAAACGGTTACAGGTAGATTATATCGATCTCTTCTTCTGTCATCGCCCAGATAAAGAAACGCCAATTGAAGAAACCGTTTGGGCAATGAATTCTCTCATTCAACAAGGAAAAATTTTGTACTGGGGAACTTCCGAGTGGAATGCAAGTGAAATCATGGAAGCGATTCTGGTTGCGGAAAAAAATCATCTCATCGGACCCACAATGGAGCAACCACAATACAACATGATCCATCGTGAGAAAATGGAAAAAGAATTTCTCCACTTATTCAAACATCATGGAATTGGTACTACGATCTGGTCACCACTTGCGTCAGGATTGTTGACCGGAAAATATTCCGGCGAGAAAAAGGACAACACTCGTCTTGATATTGAAGGTATGGACTGGTTGAAAAAGCAATTACTTGTTGAAGAAAACCTCAAACGAGTTGATGAAACAAAAGTCATCGCCGACAAATTAAACACTACGTTACCTCTACTTGGAATTGCATGGTGTCTGAAAAATCCAAATGTTAGTTCAGTGATTTTAGGTGCATCAAAAACATCGCAGCTTACTGAAAATCTAAAAGCTCTCGAGTTACTTCCATTGATGACACAGGAAATTATGAATGAAGTGGATTCGGTCTGGAAGACTAAGCCTGTGCAGGCGGAGTATTGA
- a CDS encoding DUF885 domain-containing protein — protein MKTILIALVAISAFISCSNPKETKMENSNAELDSLLHEYYEERLKLFPLEATGIADNRYNDTLPVDISDSYRSILRNFFTTYGEKFSKIDRAKLSGQSILSYDVMQYEMDMQVKGLSFNDNLMPVNQFWSMHLTFPVLGSGSGNQPFKTVKDYDDFLGRIHDFTSYVDTMISNMKRGMSQGIVQSKVLMEKVLPQLEGIIVKDPMQSVFAGPIKNFPADFSEQEKTRLTELYKSAIMNEVVSSYEKLHSFIKKDYLPVCRATTGISEVPGGKEMYAYLAKFWTTTDLTPDEIYAIGESEVARIRSEMERVKTETGFKGTLKEFFHFIHTDKQFMPFKQDSDVINAYRAIETKMQPQLKKLFNLVPKAKFEVRQTEAFREASASAEYQQSAPDGSRPGIFYVPVLDPTKFNNVSMEDLFLHEAIPGHHYQTSIQQENKDLPDFRRFGWYGAYGEGWALYTESLGKELGLYTDPYQYFGALSEEMHRAIRLVVDVGMHMKGMTREQAIAFSLENETESEADITAEVERYMAIPGQALSYKIGQMKILELRAKAEKKLGTKFNIKAFHDEVLINGCLPLAIFEREVDRWIDAGGL, from the coding sequence ATGAAAACAATACTCATTGCTTTAGTAGCAATATCTGCATTTATATCTTGCAGTAATCCAAAAGAAACAAAAATGGAAAATTCAAATGCAGAACTCGATAGTTTGTTGCATGAATATTATGAAGAGCGATTGAAATTATTTCCGCTGGAAGCGACGGGTATCGCTGACAACAGATATAATGACACATTGCCTGTTGATATCAGTGATTCATATCGTTCTATACTTAGAAATTTCTTTACGACTTATGGTGAAAAATTCAGTAAGATAGACAGAGCAAAATTGTCCGGACAATCGATACTGAGTTATGATGTCATGCAATATGAAATGGATATGCAAGTGAAGGGCCTTTCATTCAATGACAATCTGATGCCTGTAAATCAATTCTGGAGCATGCATTTAACTTTTCCTGTGCTTGGATCCGGCTCCGGCAATCAACCTTTCAAAACAGTTAAGGATTATGATGATTTTCTGGGACGAATCCATGATTTTACATCTTATGTTGATACGATGATCAGCAACATGAAGCGCGGAATGAGTCAGGGTATTGTGCAGTCGAAAGTTTTGATGGAAAAAGTTTTACCGCAATTAGAAGGTATAATTGTAAAAGATCCGATGCAAAGTGTTTTTGCAGGACCGATTAAAAACTTTCCTGCAGATTTTTCAGAACAGGAGAAAACGAGATTGACAGAGTTGTATAAAAGTGCTATCATGAATGAAGTTGTTTCTTCCTATGAGAAACTACATTCGTTCATTAAAAAAGATTATTTGCCTGTGTGCCGTGCAACGACAGGAATTTCTGAAGTGCCCGGAGGGAAAGAGATGTATGCATATCTGGCCAAATTCTGGACAACAACTGATTTAACTCCTGATGAGATCTATGCTATCGGTGAAAGTGAAGTTGCAAGAATCAGAAGTGAAATGGAAAGAGTTAAAACGGAGACAGGATTCAAAGGGACACTAAAAGAGTTTTTTCACTTCATCCATACTGATAAGCAATTTATGCCTTTCAAGCAGGACAGTGATGTAATCAATGCTTACAGAGCGATAGAAACAAAAATGCAGCCGCAATTGAAAAAACTTTTTAATCTGGTGCCAAAAGCAAAGTTTGAAGTTCGCCAGACGGAAGCATTCAGAGAAGCATCAGCAAGTGCAGAGTATCAGCAGTCAGCTCCTGATGGTTCTCGCCCCGGAATTTTTTATGTTCCCGTACTTGATCCTACGAAGTTTAATAATGTATCGATGGAAGATCTGTTTTTGCATGAAGCGATTCCCGGGCATCATTATCAAACATCCATTCAGCAAGAGAACAAAGATCTTCCGGATTTCCGTCGCTTTGGCTGGTATGGTGCATATGGTGAAGGTTGGGCTTTGTATACTGAATCACTTGGGAAAGAATTAGGATTATATACCGATCCATATCAGTACTTCGGTGCATTAAGCGAAGAGATGCATAGAGCCATTCGTTTAGTTGTAGATGTTGGCATGCACATGAAAGGTATGACCAGAGAACAAGCAATTGCTTTCTCTTTGGAGAATGAAACAGAAAGTGAAGCCGATATTACTGCAGAAGTAGAAAGATACATGGCGATTCCCGGTCAAGCTTTGTCGTACAAGATAGGTCAGATGAAAATTCTTGAACTCCGTGCTAAAGCAGAAAAAAAACTTGGAACAAAATTCAACATCAAAGCATTTCATGATGAGGTACTGATCAATGGTTGTTTGCCACTTGCAATATTTGAACGTGAAGTTGATCGTTGGATCGATGCTGGTGGCTTATAA
- a CDS encoding ATP-binding cassette domain-containing protein yields MIAASNISLRYGKRILFDDVNIKFTPGNCYGVIGANGAGKSTFLKILSGEIDPATGQISITPGERMSVLKQNHFEFDDKKVIDTVLIGNKKLWEVMHEKDALYAKEDFNDADGNRAAELEHLFAEMNGWDAESNAASLLSSLGVKEEVHGQLLGELSGKEKVRVLLAQALFGNPDILLLDEPTNDLDVDTISWLENFLADFQNTVIVVSHDRHFLDAVCTHIADIDFNKIKLYTGNYTFWYESSQLALRQRSDQNKKVEDKRKELQEFVERFSANASKSRQATSRKKLLEKLVIDDIQASTRKYPGIIFKAERDCGDQILSVEHLSKSGNDGQILFNDITFTLKKGDKVAVISKDHTALSTFFEILNGEDKQDSGDYTWGTTITRSYLPNDNSKFFDSDLNLIDWLRQYSKDKDETYIRGFLGKMLFSGEESLKKSNVLSGGEKVRCMVSRMMLTNANCLILDEPTNHLDLESITAFNNALKDWKHVALFTSHDHEFMHTVANRIIELTPNGIIDKSMTYDEYLEDERVKEMREKMYDGAMLSNK; encoded by the coding sequence ATGATTGCAGCATCAAACATCTCATTACGGTACGGAAAACGAATTTTATTCGATGACGTCAACATTAAATTCACTCCCGGCAATTGCTATGGAGTAATTGGCGCCAATGGCGCAGGAAAATCGACATTTTTAAAGATTTTGTCAGGCGAAATAGACCCGGCTACAGGACAGATCTCCATCACTCCCGGAGAACGGATGAGTGTTTTAAAACAGAATCACTTTGAATTTGACGATAAAAAAGTGATCGATACTGTCCTGATCGGAAATAAAAAACTGTGGGAAGTAATGCATGAAAAAGATGCACTTTATGCAAAGGAAGATTTCAATGATGCTGATGGAAATCGCGCTGCAGAATTGGAACATTTATTTGCTGAAATGAACGGTTGGGATGCAGAAAGTAATGCTGCAAGTTTGCTTAGTAGCTTAGGTGTAAAAGAAGAAGTTCATGGGCAGTTACTGGGAGAGTTAAGCGGAAAAGAAAAAGTCAGAGTTCTTCTTGCTCAGGCACTATTTGGAAATCCGGATATCCTGTTACTGGATGAGCCAACGAATGATCTTGATGTAGATACAATTTCATGGCTGGAAAACTTTCTTGCCGATTTTCAGAATACAGTAATAGTTGTTTCTCACGATCGACATTTTCTGGATGCGGTTTGTACGCATATTGCAGACATCGATTTTAATAAGATCAAATTATATACAGGTAACTATACTTTCTGGTATGAATCAAGTCAGTTGGCTTTACGTCAACGCTCAGATCAGAATAAGAAAGTCGAAGATAAACGAAAAGAACTTCAGGAATTCGTTGAACGATTCAGTGCGAATGCATCAAAATCTCGTCAGGCAACAAGTAGGAAGAAGTTACTTGAAAAATTAGTGATTGATGATATCCAGGCTTCAACAAGAAAGTATCCGGGAATTATATTTAAAGCTGAACGTGATTGCGGCGATCAGATTCTATCTGTGGAGCATCTTTCAAAATCAGGAAATGACGGACAAATCCTTTTCAACGATATAACATTTACTCTGAAAAAAGGCGATAAGGTTGCTGTAATTTCGAAAGACCATACTGCGCTTTCAACTTTCTTCGAAATACTAAACGGCGAAGACAAACAAGACAGTGGCGATTATACTTGGGGAACAACGATCACCCGTTCATATTTACCAAATGACAATTCGAAGTTTTTTGATAGCGATCTGAATCTGATCGATTGGTTACGTCAATATTCAAAAGATAAAGACGAAACATATATCCGCGGGTTTTTAGGAAAAATGCTTTTCAGCGGTGAAGAGTCTCTTAAAAAATCTAATGTGTTGTCAGGAGGAGAAAAAGTTCGTTGCATGGTTTCAAGAATGATGCTTACGAATGCAAATTGCCTGATTCTCGATGAACCTACCAATCACCTCGACCTTGAATCGATCACAGCATTTAACAATGCTCTGAAAGACTGGAAGCATGTAGCACTTTTCACATCACATGATCATGAATTCATGCATACGGTTGCAAATCGTATCATCGAATTAACTCCGAACGGTATTATCGATAAGTCGATGACTTATGATGAATATCTGGAAGATGAGAGGGTGAAAGAGATGCGCGAAAAAATGTATGATGGCGCAATGCTGTCTAATAAATAA
- a CDS encoding DUF3575 domain-containing protein has protein sequence MKKILLSIFMLSAFAAGAQTNIVKWNAFGMFLGNISLQYERTLNEHSSVALGLSYLPSRGFPSAAITSDDQTQEADLKKLSFSGFAITPEYRYYFTGKAPKGFYVAPYFRYSKYSFDDVYITYTNSNTNVDEKVVAGGDFKTSVVGVMFGAQWELGEHFALDWWIIGAGFGGQKGTFSAVGNFDSNDIEDIKGELASTDADFPGSFKSTVTSTKVEIEYKSGFPAVRGFGLCLGYKF, from the coding sequence ATGAAAAAAATCTTACTAAGTATTTTTATGCTTTCAGCATTCGCTGCAGGCGCTCAGACAAATATTGTAAAATGGAATGCATTTGGAATGTTTCTAGGAAATATTTCTCTTCAATATGAAAGAACTCTAAATGAGCATTCTTCTGTTGCATTAGGTTTGTCTTATTTACCATCAAGAGGTTTTCCTTCTGCTGCCATTACATCAGACGATCAAACACAGGAAGCAGATCTGAAAAAACTTTCATTCAGCGGATTTGCAATTACTCCTGAATACCGTTACTACTTTACCGGAAAAGCTCCGAAAGGATTTTATGTAGCACCATACTTCAGATATTCGAAATATTCTTTCGATGATGTATACATTACCTATACAAATTCAAATACAAACGTAGATGAAAAAGTTGTAGCAGGTGGCGATTTCAAAACTAGTGTTGTTGGAGTTATGTTTGGAGCACAATGGGAACTTGGCGAACATTTCGCGCTTGACTGGTGGATCATCGGTGCAGGTTTCGGTGGACAAAAAGGAACATTCTCAGCAGTTGGTAATTTTGATAGCAATGACATTGAAGACATCAAAGGTGAATTAGCATCTACTGATGCTGATTTTCCGGGCTCATTTAAATCAACAGTAACATCAACTAAAGTTGAGATCGAATACAAATCAGGTTTTCCTGCGGTAAGAGGATTCGGACTTTGTTTAGGATACAAATTCTGA
- a CDS encoding APC family permease, giving the protein MQSPHLDRKINLVQATALNMIDMVGIGPFVVLPLVIQMIGGPHFIFAWLAGAFLSLVDGMIWAELGAAYPKAGGSYNFLKESYGKKYGPLMSFLYVWQTMLQAPLVAASGAIGFSETATYLYSFSPLQQKIISGSLIILLTILLYRKIQTIGKIGVIMWIAVLSTLAWIIFGGITHHTISNDWIPPMKDFSFSLFFVALGQASVKTIYSYLGYYNVCHLGGEIKSPEKNIPKSIFISIIGIAVLYLAMNVSVVSVIPWQEAQHSKFIVSTFMERIYGHTAGLIATVLVLIVALSSLFAVLLGYSRIPYAAAADGKFFKVFARLHPTKHFPHISLLTICSLAFVFSLLFRLSEVISAILAMRIIVQFIGQAIGLVMLRKRNGSNKLPFKMPLYPLPVILAIIVWAGVFLSTGRNFAFSGLAVISLGIIAYFLAKKYKLFQQSEI; this is encoded by the coding sequence ATGCAATCACCTCATCTTGACAGAAAGATCAATCTGGTTCAGGCAACTGCTCTGAATATGATTGACATGGTTGGCATCGGTCCATTTGTTGTTTTGCCATTGGTCATTCAGATGATTGGTGGGCCTCATTTCATTTTCGCATGGCTTGCAGGTGCTTTTCTTTCATTAGTAGATGGAATGATCTGGGCTGAGTTAGGGGCGGCATATCCAAAAGCAGGAGGAAGTTATAATTTTCTGAAAGAATCATACGGTAAAAAATATGGCCCGTTGATGTCTTTTCTTTACGTCTGGCAAACAATGCTGCAGGCTCCGCTTGTTGCAGCAAGTGGAGCAATTGGTTTTTCTGAAACAGCAACCTACTTATATAGCTTCTCCCCTTTGCAGCAAAAAATTATTTCCGGTTCACTTATCATCTTACTGACAATATTACTATACCGGAAAATTCAGACGATCGGGAAAATTGGTGTCATCATGTGGATCGCTGTTCTCTCTACACTGGCATGGATCATTTTCGGAGGAATCACTCATCATACAATTTCAAATGACTGGATTCCGCCGATGAAAGATTTTTCATTCAGTTTATTCTTTGTTGCTTTGGGACAGGCATCTGTAAAAACAATTTACAGTTATCTGGGCTATTATAATGTCTGCCATCTTGGTGGTGAAATAAAATCGCCTGAAAAAAATATTCCAAAAAGTATTTTCATTTCGATCATTGGAATAGCCGTATTATATCTGGCAATGAATGTAAGTGTTGTAAGTGTAATTCCGTGGCAGGAAGCACAACATTCCAAATTTATTGTAAGTACATTTATGGAAAGGATCTATGGCCATACAGCAGGATTGATTGCAACCGTTCTGGTTTTAATCGTAGCATTATCATCGCTCTTTGCTGTTTTGCTCGGCTATTCCCGCATACCTTATGCAGCTGCTGCAGATGGAAAGTTTTTTAAAGTCTTCGCACGCTTACATCCTACAAAACATTTCCCGCACATTTCACTTCTGACAATCTGTTCACTTGCATTTGTTTTTAGTTTACTCTTCCGTCTTTCCGAAGTGATCAGTGCAATTCTTGCTATGCGGATCATTGTTCAGTTTATCGGCCAGGCTATTGGATTGGTCATGCTGAGAAAAAGAAATGGCAGTAACAAACTTCCCTTCAAAATGCCACTCTATCCTTTACCGGTTATACTTGCAATTATAGTATGGGCAGGTGTATTTCTTTCAACCGGAAGAAACTTTGCCTTTTCGGGACTTGCAGTAATTTCACTTGGGATAATTGCTTATTTCCTTGCAAAAAAATACAAACTGTTTCAGCAATCGGAAATTTAG